GACACGCAAAAGACCTCGTCGAACCTTGCCGCCGCCGAAAGATCCGCAATCCGGGGAAGCAGCGAACCCTTGTCCTTGACCATGTCGGTCTTGTTGACCACAAGCAGCGTCGGTTTCGCTCCGAGCCGGATCTTGTCCAGCACGCGCGACTCCTGTTCGGCCTCCGACGCGACCGGATCGAAGACCGCGATCACGACATCAGCGTCGGCGAACGCCCGGTCGATCTCCAGGTTCAGAAACCGGTGCAGCGCTTTTGCGTCGACGCACAGGCCCGGCGTGTCCGTAAAGATCACCTGCGCGTCGTCGCGCGTCAGAAGGCCGAGCAGACGGCGACGCGTGGTCTGCGGTTTCGCGGTCACGATCGCGATGCGCTCGCCGATCGCCGCATTGACGAGGGTGGACTTGCCGACATTCGGCAACCCGGCCACGGCTGCGTAGCCGGATCGAAACAGAGGTCTTGTCGTCATGACGAATTCGCGGTCAGTGTT
The window above is part of the Deltaproteobacteria bacterium genome. Proteins encoded here:
- the era gene encoding GTPase Era; translated protein: MTTRPLFRSGYAAVAGLPNVGKSTLVNAAIGERIAIVTAKPQTTRRRLLGLLTRDDAQVIFTDTPGLCVDAKALHRFLNLEIDRAFADADVVIAVFDPVASEAEQESRVLDKIRLGAKPTLLVVNKTDMVKDKGSLLPRIADLSAAARFDEVFCVSAKTGDGVAGVVEAAIARLPEGPAYYPEDDLTTADMRFLAAEMIREQVFLQTGKEIPYSTAVVVNTYREPDGDRPIYIEAEIVVEREGQKGIMIGAKGTKLRAIGTAARKSLEAFVGHPIYLELFVKVRENWSRDERMLHKLGYV